In Streptomyces sp. TLI_146, the genomic stretch GCCGCCCGCACCCACGCGGCCCGCCTGGTGACCGCGCACGGTGAGCCGGTCGAGGACCCGGCGGGCGGGCTGACCCATCTGTTCCCCACCCCCGAGGCGCTGGCCGGGCTCGACCCCGAGTCCCTGGCCCTGCCGCGCAGCCGTCGCACCACCCTCACCACGCTCGTCTCCGCACTGGCCGACGGCAGCCTCGCCCTGGGTTTCGACACCGACTGGGACCGGGCGCGCGCCCAGCTCCTGGAGCTGCCCGGCTTCGGCCCCTGGACCGTCGAAGTGATCGCGATGCGGGCGCTCGGGGACCCGGACGCGTTCCTCCCCTCCGACCTGGGAGTGCGCCGCGCGGCCCAGTCGCTCGGCCTGCCCTCCTCGCCCGCCGCCCTCACCGCGAGCGCCGCCGCCTGGCGCCCGTGGCGGGCCTACGCCGTTCAGTACCTCTGGGCCACCGACGACCACCCCATCAACCGCCTTCCCGCGTGAGGACGTTCACGATGACCACCACCCACACCGTCACCGACAGCCCGTACGGCCCGCTCACCCTCGTCGCCGAGGACGGCGTGCTCAGCCGCCTCTACATGGAGGGCCAGCGCCACCGCCCGCCCCAGGAGACCTTCGGCGAACCCGACGACGGCGGCCCGTTCCCCGAGGTCATCCGTCAGCTCGGCGCGTACTTCGCGGGCGAGCGCACCGAGTTCGACCTGGACCTCGACCTGCGCGGCACCGACTTCCAGCGCGCGGTGTGGGACCAGCTGCGCCGCATCCCGTACGGCGAGACCCGCTCGTACGGCGAACTCGCCCAGGCCCTCGGCAACCCCGGCGCCTCCCGCGCGGTGGGCCTGGCCAATGGCAAGAACCCGGTGGGCATCATCGTGCCCTGCCACCGGGTGATCGGCTCCACGGGGAGCCTGACGGGGTACGGCGGCGGCCTCGACCGCAAGAAGCGGCTGCTGGCCTTCGAGAAGGGGGCGGGGGAGGACGCGCTGTTCTGACGGATGCCTCGTTCAGAGGCCCCGTGACCTCCCCTCAGTCCTCCACCAGCAGCGCCCCGAGGCGCAGGAACGCCTTGTACGTCTCCGGGGCCAGCCACGACAGCTCCACCGTACTGCCCGTCGTCAGATGGCCGTCGCGGGGGACCGTGAGGATGCCCCGGCAGCGGGAGCTGAGGCTGCGGATCGTCGCCGCGTCCAGGGTCCAGCCGGCGGCGGGCCGGCTGTGGTTGAGGACGACCACGGCCTCCGCCACCAGGTCCGACCTGCCCATGGACACCAGGCGGTCCACGGCCCGCTGCACCTGTGTCACCCCGGCGGGGTCGGCCCGGGAGACGATCACCACCCGGTTGGCGAGTTCGAGGACGACCTGCGGGAACTTGTCGGTGTCGGCGAGCGTGATGTCGAAGTACGGCGCCGTCACGTCCGCGACCTTGCGGTATTCGTAGTCCGCGAACTGGCCGACCGAGGGAGGGTGGGACACCGAGTCGTTGGCCAGGACCATGAGTCCGGACCGGTGCTGCGAGAGGAACAGGCGCAGGTGCTCGAAGTGTTCGACCTCGTGGCCGGAGCGGGCCAGGTCGTTCAGACAGGCCTCGGTGGCCCGGTAGACGCGGCGGGCGATGTGGATATGGGTGCCCGCGTGCCGGTCGGTGTCGACGGCCAGCACCCGCTCCTGCCGCTGCTCGGCCAGCACCGCCCCGAGCACCGTGGTGATCGTGGTGCACCCGGCCCGGTCCTTCACGCCCAGTACGGCGATCCGCAGCGGGCGGCGCAGGGGCGCCCGTATCGTACGGATCCACTGCTCGCGGTCGTCCTCCTCCTCGGGGTCGTCCTCGGTGTCCGCCGCGGCCGGGTCGTCCGGGTACTCCTCCCACTCCACCGGGACGGGCAGCAGCGCGCCGAACGCCTCGGCCAGCTCCCGCGCCGTCGGCCGGGCCTCCGGCTCCTCGTCCACCGAGCGCAGCAGCAGGTCGCGCAGGTGCTCGTCGAGGCGGCGGAACTCGGGGTGGCGCCGCAGAAGGTCGAACTGGTACTGCCGCCAGTGCCGCCCCGTGACGGCGTGCAGCAGGATCGCCCCGACCGAGTACACATCGCCCGCCGTGATCCGGGACTCGCCCCAGGACGTCACCTCTGGGGCCCGGTAGGGCGAGTTGGGGGGCACGGTCAGCAGGGAGGCGCTGGAGGCGCCGTCGATCCGGACCGACGTCCAGCTGACGATGTGCAGGGTGCGTTCGGTGACGAGGACCGTGCCCGGCGTCAGCGCGCCGTGCACCAGGCCCTTGCCGTGGCAGCGGGCCACGGCCCGGGCCAGGCTCCAGCCCAGCCAGGCCAGCAGGGGCGAGTCGCGCAGCGGCCCGGCCGCCTGGAGCACCGCGCTCAGGGTGGGCGCGGGCAGCCCGTTGCTGAGGGGGTCCAGGCCCAGCGCGATCCAGGGCGTCGGCGTCGTCTCGTTCAGGTCGCTGGCCACCACGACGGGGGCGTACACCCCGTCCATGCGCCGCAGCGCCCGCCGCTCGGTGGCCAGCAGCTCCCGGGCGGTGGGCGAGTCGGGCGAGCGGGCGACCCTGATCAGCACCTGCCGCCCGTCCTGGTCCTCACCGATGTAGGCGACGGCCTTGCCGCGGCTCTCGTCGCGCAGCTGGAGCGTGTACGGCCCGAGGACCTGCTGGTCGAGCAGTTGCAGCGGCTGCCACGACGGGGCCGCCTCCAGGACGGAGGGCAGCCCCACCTCCTCGCGCTCCACGACCGCGGACGGCGGCTGCACCGAGATCATGGGCTTGGCGCCCAGATGCGTGAGCAGCCGGTCCTCCAGCCAGGCGAACGGCCTTGTCCCGGGCAGGAGTTCGCCCGTCCCGGACGGATGGGCGAGCCAGGCCGGGAAGTCGGGGGAGCGGCCCACCAGTGTGGCGAGGCGGTCGGTCACCGCGCGGGTGGTGCGCAGCAGGTCGATCGGGGAGGCGGTGTCGAGCAGGATCTCCTGGACGCCGTCGAGGAAGCCGAACCGGCGGTGCTGGGCGGGCAGTCCCGGGCCCGGCGGGTCGGCCTGGCGCATCAGCCCGCCGAGGAACACCTCGGCCAGATGCGCGGTGTCCGAGCGCCACGGCACGGCCGCCTGCACCAGCCGCATCACCGGCACCGTCAGCGGCGAGATGGCCGCG encodes the following:
- a CDS encoding methylated-DNA--[protein]-cysteine S-methyltransferase is translated as MTTTHTVTDSPYGPLTLVAEDGVLSRLYMEGQRHRPPQETFGEPDDGGPFPEVIRQLGAYFAGERTEFDLDLDLRGTDFQRAVWDQLRRIPYGETRSYGELAQALGNPGASRAVGLANGKNPVGIIVPCHRVIGSTGSLTGYGGGLDRKKRLLAFEKGAGEDALF
- a CDS encoding SAV_2336 N-terminal domain-related protein; the encoded protein is MPRAEPSDALAKLAALVGHELSTHELLDTLWLAARLPSGAAAPLASALAPDRARQSGPPVWEEPRTPPEGTAVPPDGSGDGDPKEGTGSQPPLPTQLLGALHAAAASRSAPEFTGATASPPRSPRGTGALPVRVPEEKALGDGELRLSRSLRLLKQPHTGSHFWEFDEEATATAMAESGLPDVVLRPARQRWLDLTLLIDDGLSMLLWRRLATELRSVFERLGAFRDIRVHGLDARSADAPGLKVRPFDPGGPLLSPASSADPSGRTLVLVISDGVGACWRDGRMHTALERWARQGPTAVVHALPAHMWDASGIRSEQWSVTTRRRGAANHTWEVTDPLLPPGLGDRFPGVPVPVLEPYPPAVAAWARLVASPGASAELPLLAPPGVRGLRGEAATRGTDPADAVLRFRDAASPQAYRLAAHLAAISPLTVPVMRLVQAAVPWRSDTAHLAEVFLGGLMRQADPPGPGLPAQHRRFGFLDGVQEILLDTASPIDLLRTTRAVTDRLATLVGRSPDFPAWLAHPSGTGELLPGTRPFAWLEDRLLTHLGAKPMISVQPPSAVVEREEVGLPSVLEAAPSWQPLQLLDQQVLGPYTLQLRDESRGKAVAYIGEDQDGRQVLIRVARSPDSPTARELLATERRALRRMDGVYAPVVVASDLNETTPTPWIALGLDPLSNGLPAPTLSAVLQAAGPLRDSPLLAWLGWSLARAVARCHGKGLVHGALTPGTVLVTERTLHIVSWTSVRIDGASSASLLTVPPNSPYRAPEVTSWGESRITAGDVYSVGAILLHAVTGRHWRQYQFDLLRRHPEFRRLDEHLRDLLLRSVDEEPEARPTARELAEAFGALLPVPVEWEEYPDDPAAADTEDDPEEEDDREQWIRTIRAPLRRPLRIAVLGVKDRAGCTTITTVLGAVLAEQRQERVLAVDTDRHAGTHIHIARRVYRATEACLNDLARSGHEVEHFEHLRLFLSQHRSGLMVLANDSVSHPPSVGQFADYEYRKVADVTAPYFDITLADTDKFPQVVLELANRVVIVSRADPAGVTQVQRAVDRLVSMGRSDLVAEAVVVLNHSRPAAGWTLDAATIRSLSSRCRGILTVPRDGHLTTGSTVELSWLAPETYKAFLRLGALLVED